The genomic DNA CTGAGGCTCATGATAAAACAGTATATTAGATACAACAGTGCGATCAAATGTGTTTAAGGATacttaactaaaaaataaattcaagaattgagaaacagaatggaatcagcactttataaaaattaaacactttaaGGAAATGTATAAACAGtaacaaaaccaataaaatataacacaCCTCAAAATCTCTACTACTATTGCGTCTCTGACGAGATCtttgttttgagagttctttcaGTTTCTGGAATTGTTCTCGCTTTCTTGCAGCTAAagttttttcaggttttttttgcTCCATCTCCACTGAAGAACATTCATCTTCAACCACTCTACGTGGACGTTTAACACCTACTTTTCTAACGAGGATATCACTGTCGTCACTCTCATCACTGTCATACATAACTGAGGAgatcctttttctcttccctcgTTTGATGTGTTCTTCTTCTATGTCATCTTCTATTATTTGTCCTGTATGTTTATTGAGATCATCATCCTCTTGACTTAAAAGCTTTTCATGATCTGGTAAGTCAATACTTCTacgtttgtttttgttttcttcttcttcatatgTGGAACTGTTGCCAGTGTTCATGAGAGGCTCACAGTTACTACCTTTGCTTTCAACTTTAATTAATGTAAGTTCTCTCTCATTTTCCGGCTTTTTATTACTATCAAACCCCTTGTTACTGTCAAGCTCTTCATCACTGTCAAGCTCTTCGTTGCTATCAAACTCTTCATCTCTGTCAAGCTCTTCCTCACTGTCAAACTCTTCGTCACTATCAAGTAACTGTGAGATACTACTTCTTTTAGTCCGCCTCCAATCCACTCGAGATTTCTGCTCACGCTCTTGAGTTTTAGAATTTTTCCTTGTTTCGTGTCTTCTAACATGTACCATTTTCACTTAAGCTTCTACAAAAAAAGTTATTAGGAATACAATAATGATAACCAGATTACAACAATGAATGCATTTATGGTACAAACTATATTTATTTGGTGTTATAAAATGGTTCACAAAggtaaaaatcatataaaatatctaaGTGACGATGGCAGAATAGTTATTCAacaatttattgaacatctataaaataattatatgaaaatcTATTCTgaattattctatattttgtgCTAAAATGGATACGTAGAAAAATAATGGTCCTGTTCTCCAGAAGATTATCCATGGGTAGAACATACGaacatatattaagaaaaatgcaaggtatttatttgatagaaaacaagagataaaaataactgcaataaaattataaagatgcaGAAGAACAATATAGCAAGTCCTTCACTTAAGATTTTATGGAACAGGTATGATCTGAGAGACTACTAAAGGAATGGCTATCTTTCAACAAAAAGAATGACAGAGAATAGGATTTCAGGCATGTAAAAATGCTAAGGTCAAAACTTCAGCACTGAGAGAGAACATGGTACATTAAGTAATTTAAGTGTGACCAAAAGGGTGTGAAGAAAGGCTTTatgctggggaaaaaagagacaactaTAGAAAAATAGGGTGGGATTACCAGAATCATTCATCCTTAGGCAAAGGATTCTGAACGGAGAAATGATATGAATCATAACATTAAGGATCAATTTATATGAAGAAAGTTATAAAGTAGTAGTTGAGAACTGAGACAGCAGTGCAAAATTAAGAGACCACTTATTCAATAAGGTGATACACTTTATACTATACTTTAGTAAAATGGCAATGGCTTTAAACCACACAAAGGTAAAGATACAATCCAACAGAAAACGTACTAATAATCCAAAACTGGGTGAAAAACTAAAGTTTCATGGTGAAGCAAAGTATGATattgggaaggaaaacaaatactgtatgtttcTGATTCAGCAAAGACTGACCTCCATTAAATTTACCACAAGTATATAATAAAGGAACAATAAGAGAGAAGTAAGATAACTAGAAGAGTAACACATAGTTAATTCTGTAGTTGCTAAGGAAAACAGACATATGATCACACTGTAATGAGACTAACCTCATAATATATGTATAAGGActtatatgttcttttttaaattttttttttatttttttaggacttATATGTTCTATTGAGAGTTATCTCCAAAGAAATCACCTTATAAGTCTAATTATTCCAATATTTGCACCACGGCACAGAATATTAATGGAGATTTTCTATAAAACATAGTatcaaaaaatacattaaaaatatgaaaataaccatactccttattattatttttttttaatcccaaagaCTGGTTTAAATACCCATTTTATTGACTTGTTTTAGTTTAGGGACTGTTAGCAGCTTCCAGAAATGAAATCTAATTTCGAAAGACAAATATTAATTGCCATtacaggtattttttaaatgtgctgtaactttgaaaataatccaaaaatagAATGCCAAAATTTTCTGAGCAATGGCAGTATCACTCAATCAAGTTTATAGCTTTCCAGGATTATTCCTCTTTTGGGTGGGTAGGAGTGAAGGAAATACTGCTCATTCTATTGTACAAAATCTGTTATGTTAAAAGGTAATGTGACAGTTTCTAGAATGGTAACAATTCATGTAAAATCAGAATAATGGTTGCTAAGATTATACACCAGAAATTATCTTCGTAGGCTGAAGTGTGACCTTACAACAGCAACCGCTGCGAGATAACGGAGCATTGTAACAGCAATCTAAGAAATCCTCGTCAATAGACAAAATATTCTGTTACTTGAAATTACACTTGGGTTGCATACTACAGAAGGCTTGTATTAAAATCAACAAAGATGAGAACTGTGgtcaaaactacttttaaaaaaatctctttaaggTATGTTTTTTATATGTTGTACTGCTTCACAGTAGGTCCACCCAGTTCTTCTCCAGGTTTTAAACAgattactgttgttgtttttaaaattaagcacCAGATAAACTACGCAACTGATACCGTGAAGCCATATAGtgcaaataagtaatttttaagcaCAGATAGTTAAATTTGAACAAACTGTGCATGTGCGTTACACTACAATGTCTTTCTAATAAGTCTgaattgggaggaaaaaaaagaaaaaatatttatgaaaacaaatgacaaatacAGTCTCAGCAGATACACTAAAGCAAGTGTGAACAGCAGGAACATTAAATGAAAGATGACTGTATTAGTACTCAACAGCAGTTTCATGTACACCAGATGACTATCTCACAAAGCTGTACCATGTCAAAAGACAGTTATTTATCATATCAATAGGTGACCTCCTATGACAATGGTAGAGATGAGTAAGAATGTGACATTATAAAAATACCTATCACTGCACATGGTTGAGCTATTAAAAAATCCTATATGTATAGGAATTTTTTAGtgcattttcatatgtttttaaatattgacaaTGATCCTAGAAGGAAGATGACTGTCTacctttatttataaatatcaaagCCAAGGATATAGAGTTTAAATGACTTACCGAAGATCACACAGCTTGTTAGTGACAAAGCAGGGATAAGAAACCAGGTCTCCTGATTCCCCGTCCAGTTCTATACAATGACTGCTGCCAATATTATATTTGTATAAGGTAGTAAAAATCATgcctttaaaaagtcattattctATCTCTCATTCATGCTAAACTTTAGTTTCataaaataatcatcaaaataGTTTAGAGTTTacaaacatgctttttaaaaagttatgtaacAGAATTTTAGTGCACATGAGTTAGGCCAGAAACTTCTGGAAATCGTCCATCCAATTGGCAAGAAAAGAATGTGCAAAAGAGATGAAAGTTTGAAACTTCCCTCTACCATCTTATTGATGACACTGATCACAAGACTTAAGGATTCCCCATTGAGTCCAAAAGTAAAAATTCCAAAAAAGTCAGTctctgatgagaaaaaaaattttatttgggaaaactgcaatattgaatatttgaagaaacaaattttgttcaaataaaataaatcaactttCATTTGTCCAACTGCCAAATTTCCACGGTCTCTCTTCATATTTCAAAACTGCTATTCTATCAATAATGCCAAAAATTATGTCATTGAAAAAGAAGGTAATTTAAATATGGTTGGCTCctcttttaaaattgtgaataCTTTTACTATGTTAGCTGGGGAGGGAAGAATGATGACAGAGGGGAAAAAGTGAACTGAACCTGAGGAGAGAATGAGAAGGTGAAGGCAGGTTGATGAATAAGACATCTCTTGATCGTTTGAATTCActcaaaaaaaagaatccatgcaATGGATGTAATTTCTTTATATGATGAGTATACAATTTCTTGAAATGAGAATTTAATCAAGCTTCTTTAATGATACCTTACCTTtaggcaaagagaaaaacaaagaaactgcaAACAGGAAGCAATTAATAAATGAAGAGGGTCAGTACTGTCACATCTTTGTGCTTCATAGTTAATGTCACATAAAAGGCATCTACAAAGCTACGCTGTCTGCAAGAATGCAAGGTAAGAATCCATACTGCTCTCTCACACAGTAACTCTACCACTAAAAGTACTTTGATGAGTCTACTTGAATTTCTCATCAGAGGAAATATCCCTTACGTGTAGACTCTGAGGTCAGTTCATTCAAAGATTCATTCTAGGAATCACTTGCCCTGTCAGGTGGCAGTTTACATTTTTAAGGCCAGAAGGGCAGTGGAACCCCAACCATTACTTGAAATTCCACCAGGAGGGGTGCATTCCTATTTGTAAAACAACACCCCTCCCTGACGTTTCCTTCCATAGGGCAGTTTGGAGAGGAAACCTTAATTGACCAAAGAAATGGTCACTGAAGGTACATACTGTGTGCCAGCACAGGCTGAGCTGTGGCGTTACTGGAAGAAACTAGCGACTCGGCCTCTGCTCCCAAGGAGCTCCCAATCTGATCCAACTACCAGGGGCGCACGATTTAACGGCTGCGGGGCACGATTCTGATTAAGGTCTTTTCACACTGCCGTCGGTAGATCTACCACAGTTCTCCCATTACTGGAAGGCAGGGCAGCACCACACGACAGAAACAGGGAATGGTAAGATATAAAGGGAGGAAAGCCAATTTGCCCCGCTTGGAATCAACGAACCAATATTCCACGGTTTCGCCCAGAGCGCATGGGCCGGCTTGGCCTCCGGGGCTCTCTAAACCCAGCGGGGATGAGCGGCAGAGAAGGATGCTCTCGGGAGTCCACGTCGGAGTCGTTTTCTCGACTACCAGCCTGCTCCGGCGGGACGCGGGGGACGCGGGGGACGCGGGGGACGCGGGCGGCCGCGCGGCTCCGCCTCCGGGGGCGAGGGCGCCGCAGCTGGGAAACCCGACCCTCCGGGCTCCACGGTGACGCGCGCGCACGACACAAACCCCGGCCCCGGCACGACACAAACTCTCCCGCACCCGGAGAGTCAGCAAGGGGCCGGGaaggccgccccgccccgccccgccccgccccgccccggccgccctgCCCACTGCCCCGCGCGGAGGGAAAGGGCTCCCCGCCCGCTGCAGCTCCGCACCCGCGGCCGCGAGCGGAGGCGGCGCCCGGAGGACCGTCTTCCCGCCCACCCGACGGCGCCCGCGGGAACGACTTTCTCCCCGCCCGCCGGGAGGCGCGGCTTCCCCCGCTCCGTCCACACGCCGGGAGCAGCCGGAGCGAGAGCGAGTCCTCGCCCCGAGgtgccccgcgccgccccgcgccgccccgcgccctcACCTTTCAAAGatcctccgcctccgcctccgcccccgcctccgccccagGGACCCACCCGGACGGGCGGTGCTCCGCCTCCTTCCGGGGAGCAGCGGAAGTCCCGCCTCTGGgaggagctgggggcggggccggcggcgggaGGGGCGTCTTCCGGTCGCCGCGCGTTAGTCCGGGAGCCGTGCGGGTCCCGTCCCAGTTGAGGCGGGGAGAGGGGCCCGGCGGGCTGCGCGGGGCCGGAGCGGCTGTGCAGGCGCGGCCCGGCGCGGGCAGGTGTGGCTCGCGGTGGAAGAGGTCAGACGTAGCCGGTCCCGTGGGGAAGGAGCCCGTGCCCGGCGCCCGGCTCTTCCGCTCCGCCGCAACTTTGGGGTGTGGCAGGGCCGGTGCCGGGCGATCCCCTTGGGTCTGGGCGCGGAGGAGGTCTGGGGCGACCGTGGGGTGCAGGCCCCCGCGGCCACGGGGGGAATAGCACAGATGTCCATAATCCGGATTATCCGCGGTGACTCGGGGCCTCTTCCCCCGCCCATCTGAGTTACAGGCCGTTCCCCCAGACTTCGCCCCCTCGGCTCTTGCTCTGCCCTCTCTTGGCGGGCCCAGCAGGtcccggccggggcggggcggggcggggcggggtcggggcccccaggcccaggggccAGGGCTGTGAGCCGGAGTCTGCGAAAGAGGGGGGCTGTGGACTGCTTCACACTGGGTCaggccccgggccccaggccccGAGCCCgagccgagcccgagcccgagccgagcccgagcccgagccccagcATGTCGGGGAAGCGCAAGCGGGTGGTACTGACCATTAAAGATAAGCTGGATATAATAAAGAAACTCGAAGACGGAGGCTCCTCCAAGCAGCTGGCAGTGATTTATGGAATTGGTGAGACTACAGTTCGGGatataaggaaaaataaggaa from Canis aureus isolate CA01 chromosome 23, VMU_Caureus_v.1.0, whole genome shotgun sequence includes the following:
- the CCDC82 gene encoding coiled-coil domain-containing protein 82 isoform X3 → MVHVRRHETRKNSKTQEREQKSRVDWRRTKRSSISQLLDSDEEFDSEEELDRDEEFDSNEELDSDEELDSNKGFDSNKKPENERELTLIKVESKGSNCEPLMNTGNSSTYEEEENKNKRRSIDLPDHEKLLSQEDDDLNKHTGQIIEDDIEEEHIKRGKRKRISSVMYDSDESDDSDILVRKVGVKRPRRVVEDECSSVEMEQKKPEKTLAARKREQFQKLKELSKQRSRQRRNSSRDFEDSEKESCPRNDENDDDEEDDYEYDEDGDDYIIDDFVVQDEEGDEENKSQQGEKLTTSQLKLVKQNSLYSFSDHYTHFERVVKALLINALDESFLGTLYDGTRQKSYAQDMLTSLHYLDNRFVQPRLESLTSRSRWKEQYKKEVLLLKKIEKHSMSSVNQRECSACCSHSQSQTDRAFISDVLPEVPQEREGKMV
- the CCDC82 gene encoding coiled-coil domain-containing protein 82 isoform X4, with the translated sequence MVHVRRHETRKNSKTQEREQKSRVDWRRTKRSSISQLLDSDEEFDSEEELDRDEEFDSNEELDSDEELDSNKGFDSNKKPENERELTLIKVESKGSNCEPLMNTGNSSTYEEEENKNKRRSIDLPDHEKLLSQEDDDLNKHTGQIIEDDIEEEHIKRGKRKRISSVMYDSDESDDSDILVRKVGVKRPRRVVEDECSSVEMEQKKPEKTLAARKREQFQKLKELSKQRSRQRRNSSRDFEDSEKESCPRNDENDDDEEDDYEYDEDGDDYIIDDFVVQDEEGDEENKSQQGEKLTTSQLKLVKQNSLYSFSDHYTHFERVVKALLINALDESFLGTLYDGTRQKSYAQDMLTSLHYLDNRFVQPRLESLTSRSRWKEQYKKEVLLLKKIEKQWV
- the CCDC82 gene encoding coiled-coil domain-containing protein 82 isoform X5, which translates into the protein MVHVRRHETRKNSKTQEREQKSRVDWRRTKRSSISQLLDSDEEFDSEEELDRDEEFDSNEELDSDEELDSNKGFDSNKKPENERELTLIKVESKGSNCEPLMNTGNSSTYEEEENKNKRRSIDLPDHEKLLSQEDDDLNKHTGQIIEDDIEEEHIKRGKRKRISSVMYDSDESDDSDILVRKVGVKRPRRVVEDECSSVEMEQKKPEKTLAARKREQFQKLKELSKQRSRQRRNSSRDFEDSEKESCPRNDENDDDEEDDYEYDEDGDDYIIDDFVVQDEEGDEENKSQQGEKLTTSQLKLVKQNSLYSFSDHYTHFERVVKALLINALDESFLGTLYGTGGKLF